The DNA sequence GTCCTCCTGCTCGACGAAGGACATCTCGACGTCGAGCTGGTAGAACTCGCCCGGGGAGCGGTCCGCGCGGGCGTCCTCGTCGCGGAAGCAGGGCGCGATCTGGAAGTAGCGGTCGAAGCCCGAGATCATCAGCAGCTGCTTGAACTGCTGCGGGGCCTGCGGCAGCGCGTAGAACTTGCCGGGGTTCAGCCGGGACGGGACGACGAAGTCACGGGCGCCCTCGGGGGAGGTCGCGGTGAGGATCGGGGTCGCCATCTCGTTGAATCCGAGGGCCACCATCTTGGAGCGGATGGAGGCGATCACGGCCGAGCGCAGCATGATGTTGCGGTGCATGCGCTCGCGGCGCAGGTCGAGGAAGCGGTACTCCAGGCGCCGCTCCTCGTTGACGCCGTCCTCGGTGTTGATCGTGAAGGGCAGCGGGCCGGCCTCGCCGAGCACCTCGACCTCGGTGACCTCGATCTCGATCTCGCCGGTGGGCAGCTCCGGGTTGACGTTGTCGGCGCCGCGCGCGGAGACCTTGCCGTCGATCCGGACGACGGTCTCCTTGGTGAGCTTCGCCAGCGCCTCGTTGCCGGGGGTACCGGGGCGGGCGACGAGCTGCACCAGACCGTAGTGGTCGCGCAGATCGATGAAGAGGATGCCACCCAGGTCTCGGCGATTGTGCAGCCAGCCGCTCAGCCGGACGTCGGTGCCGACGTCAGAGGCGCGGAGCTCGCCGCAGGTGTGGGACCTGTACCGATGCATCGTCGTTCATCCAGTCTTCGCGGTTCGGGGGTGCCCGGCGGATCAGGGCCCCTGGGAGTGGATCGAGCGTCCCCAGGCTACCGCCCGGGGACGGGACGCTTCATTTCCATTGACGCGGCGGCCCCGGCCGGATGCCGGAGCAGGCGGCGGACCCTCGGTGGCGTCCGCCGAGCACATCTTCCTAAAGTGGGGCAATGCGCACCGAGGAAGTCCTGGCCGCGATCGCGACGGGCCTGTGGCGCTGGGACAACGCAGCCGGCACGGTCACGCTCGACGCGGAGGCGGCCCGGCTGCTGGGGCTGCCCGCCGAGCCCGGCAGCTACCGGGAGTCCACCGTGCGCTCCTGTTTCCACCCGGTCGACTGGAACGAGATCTACGCGGTGGTGAACCTCGCGGTCACCGAGGGCACCCTCGCCGAGGCGCGGCTGCGGATCGTGGACGAGCGCGGCCGGGTCCTCCGTACCGTGCGCAGCCGCTCCAAGCCGGTCGTCCCGCCGGGCCGGGACATCGGGAGTTACGTGCTCTACGGCACGCTCCAGGAGGTCGCCGAGCCGCAGCCCGGCTCCACCGACGCCGCCCACACGCCGATCACCGGGGACTGGCGGCGGTCCCGGGAAGCGTTCCTGCTGGACGCCGGCCGGGCGCTGGCCGAGGCCCGGTCCACCGCGGAGGTGCTGCGGGTCGCCGGATCGCTCTCCATGCCGGGCTTCTCCCCGGACGGTCTCGCGGTGTTCGGTTCCGCCGGGGAGCGGCTGACGATCATCGGGCAGCACGGGCACAACGCGGGGGACGAGGAGCCCTTCACCGACATGCCCCTGGAGACCGACTACCCGGCCGCCGAGGTCGTCCGCACCGGCCGCGCGATCTACCTCCCCTCCCCCGACGAGTACCACCGCCGCTACCCGGCCACCTGGCCGCTCGCCCGGCGCTTCGGACGACAGTCCTGGGCCTATCTGCCCCTGGTGTCCTCCGGCCGCACGATGGGCGCCTGGATGGCGGCGTTCCGGCATCCGGTGGCGTTCACCCCGGACGAGCGCGCGGTGCTCTCGACGGTCGCCCGCATGCTCGCCCAGGCCCTGGCCCGTGCCGGGGTGGCCGAGACGGAACGCGAGCTGTCGCTCGGACTCCAGCGCTCGATGATGCCGACCCTGGGCCCGGAGATCCCCGGCATGACGGTGGCCGCGCGGTACGTGCCGACCGGCGGCGGGCTCCAGGTGGGCGGCGACTGGTACGACATGATCCCGCTGCCCAACGGCCGCATCGCCCTGGTCATCGGCGACGTCCAGGGCCACGACGTGCGGGCCGCCGGGCTGATGGGCCAGCTCCGCATCGCCCTGCGCGCCTACGCCTCCGAGGGGCACCGCCCGGACGCCGTGCTCGCCCGGGCCTCGCGCTTCCTGTCCGGGCTCACCGACGCGTACGAGAGCGTCGAGGGCGACGCGGATCCCGCGACGCCGCGCTTCGCGACCTGCCTGTACGCGGAGGTGGACCCGGAGGCCGGAACCCTGGACATCGCCCGCGCGGGCCACCCGGACCCGGTGGTGATCAGCGCCGACGGGACCGCGGTGATCCGGCAGACGGCCGGCGGGCTGCCGCTCGGGATCGAGACGGACTCCGACTACCCCACCACCCGGGTGGTCCTGGAGCCCGGCGAGACGATCATGCTGTGCACGGACGGCCTCATCGAGACCGGCGGGCACGACATGGCCACCGGCTGGTCCCGGCTGCGCCCGGTCCTGGAAGAGCCCGCCGACGACCTGGAACAGCTGGCCGACGCCCTGGTCCAGGCCGTGCACGGGCCGACCTCGCACTACACGACGGGGCCACTCGCGGACCGGCGGGAGGACGACATCGCGGTCCTGGTGCTGCGGCGGGAGAGCACCCCCGCCCGGAAGACGCCGCCGCGCCGCAGCGTCATGACCATCGCGCAGGCCGAACCCGAGCGGATCTCGGTCGGCCGGCAGCTCGTGCGCGAACTGCTGCACGACTGGAGCGATCCCGAACAGGTCGACTCGGCGGTCCTGATGCTCTCCGAGATGGCCACCAACGTGCTCGTCCACACGGACGGGGACGCGCTGATGGTGGCGGAGGTCTCCGGCGAACGGGGGGAGCGGCGGCTGCGCGTCGAGGTCGCCGACGCCAGCGACGAACTGCCGCACAAGAGGCGGCCGGGCGAGATGGCGTCCAGCGGGCGGGGCCTGGTGCTGATGGAGATGCTGGCGGACGCGTGGGGGGTGGATCCGCGCGGGGCGGGGAAGTCGATCTGGTTCGAGCTGTACGAATCGGGCGAGCCGGATGAGCCGAACGAGTCGGATGAGTCGGATGAGTCGGATGAGTCGGACGAGCCGTCGGATGGGTTGGACAGGCCGGGGGAGCCGGGGGAGTTCGCGGAGGCCGCGTCCTGAGCCGCGCCCCTCGTGCTCCTGATCCTCGCGGCCGTGGCCCCGCGCCCCTGGCCTCCGGACCGCCCGGGCCCGACCCCGTAGCGGTTCCGTCCTCAAACGCCGGCCGGGCCGGATCCACCGCCGGGCGGGCCGACTCCTCCCGAGGCCGGGCCGGATCCGCCGCCGGGCGGGCCGGTGCCTCCCGGGGCCGCCGGGCCGGGCCGTGCCTCGTACCCCCTTCGCAGCTCGCCCAGGACCCCGAAGGCCGCCGCGCACAGGGGCACGGCCAGCAGCATGCCGAGCAGGCCCGCCACGCTCGCCCCCGCCGTCAGCGCGATCATGATCATGGCGGGGTGCATCTGGACCGTACGGCTCTGGATCATCGGCTGGAGCACATGGCCCTCCAGCACCTGGACCGCGAGGACCACCCCCAGGGCCCACAGGGCGATCACGAACCCCCGGTCGGCCAGCGCCACCAGCACCGCCACCGCGCCGGAGAGAAACGCCCCGAGGTACGGGATGTACGCGCCGACGAACACGAGCGCGCCGAGCCCCACCGCCCCGGGAACATCCAGGATCAGCAGGCCCACCGTGATGCACACGGCGTCGATCAGGGCG is a window from the Streptomyces sp. MMBL 11-1 genome containing:
- a CDS encoding ATP-binding SpoIIE family protein phosphatase; this translates as MRTEEVLAAIATGLWRWDNAAGTVTLDAEAARLLGLPAEPGSYRESTVRSCFHPVDWNEIYAVVNLAVTEGTLAEARLRIVDERGRVLRTVRSRSKPVVPPGRDIGSYVLYGTLQEVAEPQPGSTDAAHTPITGDWRRSREAFLLDAGRALAEARSTAEVLRVAGSLSMPGFSPDGLAVFGSAGERLTIIGQHGHNAGDEEPFTDMPLETDYPAAEVVRTGRAIYLPSPDEYHRRYPATWPLARRFGRQSWAYLPLVSSGRTMGAWMAAFRHPVAFTPDERAVLSTVARMLAQALARAGVAETERELSLGLQRSMMPTLGPEIPGMTVAARYVPTGGGLQVGGDWYDMIPLPNGRIALVIGDVQGHDVRAAGLMGQLRIALRAYASEGHRPDAVLARASRFLSGLTDAYESVEGDADPATPRFATCLYAEVDPEAGTLDIARAGHPDPVVISADGTAVIRQTAGGLPLGIETDSDYPTTRVVLEPGETIMLCTDGLIETGGHDMATGWSRLRPVLEEPADDLEQLADALVQAVHGPTSHYTTGPLADRREDDIAVLVLRRESTPARKTPPRRSVMTIAQAEPERISVGRQLVRELLHDWSDPEQVDSAVLMLSEMATNVLVHTDGDALMVAEVSGERGERRLRVEVADASDELPHKRRPGEMASSGRGLVLMEMLADAWGVDPRGAGKSIWFELYESGEPDEPNESDESDESDESDEPSDGLDRPGEPGEFAEAAS